One part of the Ailuropoda melanoleuca isolate Jingjing chromosome 6, ASM200744v2, whole genome shotgun sequence genome encodes these proteins:
- the LOC100483559 gene encoding olfactory receptor 2AP1, protein MEKSVMEDARNQTEVQEFTLEGFPSVQHLGKVLFLVHLLAYLASIMGNILIITITWADHHLQTPMYFFLSSFSFFECCFITTVIPKLLAIFLSGRQSISFAACFTQAFVFLFLGTTVFFLMAVLSLDRYLAICKPLYYPTIMNPRMCFLLLTACLALGFVLMVVPIIILSQSSFCGPHVIPHFFCDFGPLIHLSCSDTRSTEMLAFVLALFVLLTSLIITIIAYSNIVVTIVGLPSAKEKQKAFSTCSSHLIVLPLMYGSCIFIYVKPKQTNRLDSNREAALVNTVVTPLLNPVIYTLRNKQVHQALRDALSRVRLQK, encoded by the coding sequence atggaaaagtcagTGATGGAGGATGCAAGAAACCAGACAGAAGTTCAGGAATTCACCCTTGAGGGATTTCCTAGTGTCCAACACCTTGGGAAGGTTCTCTTCCTGGTGCATCTGCTGGCATACCTGGCCTCCATCATGGGAAACATACTCATAATCACCATTACCTGGGCTGACCATCACCTCCAGAcacccatgtatttcttcctcagcAGTTTCTCCTTTTTTGAATGCTGTTTTATAACTACTGTTATTCCAAAATTACTGGCCATCTTTCTGTCAGGGAGGCAATCAATTTCCTTTGCTGCCTGCTTCACACAagcctttgtctttcttttcctgggaacaactgttttcttccttatggCTGTACTATCCCTAGATCGGTACTTGGCCATTTGCAAACCTCTGTATTACCCAACCATCATGAACCCAAGGATGTGTTTCCTTCTACTCACTGCCTGTTTAGCTTTGGGATTTGTTCTCATGGTGGTTCCAATTATAATACTTTCCCAGTCATCCTTCTGTGGCCCCCATGTCATTCCtcatttcttctgtgattttgGGCCCCTGATTCATCTCTCTTGTTCTGATACCAGATCTACTGAAATGTTGGCCTTTGTCCTTGCTTTGTTTGTCCTTTTGACATCCCTCATCATAACCATCATTGCCTACAGCAACATAGTAGTCACAATCGTCGGACTCCCATCAGCCAAGGAGAAACAGAAAGctttctccacctgctcctctcaCCTCATAGTCCTCCCTCTGATGTACGGCAGCTGTATCTTTATATATGTGAAACCAAAGCAAACGAACAGGCTGGACTCCAACAGGGAGGCTGCCCTTGTGAACACGGTGGTGACCCCGCTGCTCAACCCTGTCATCTACACTCTGCGGAACAAGCAGGTCCACCAGGCTCTGAGGGATGCTCTATCCAGGGTTAGACTGCAGAAATAG